GCTCCTACAGCCCGGCCTCCTCCAGCTTCCCCCAGCCGCTGGGACCAGACGAGCCTCTGGATCTGCTGGGCTCCGGCGGCGAGCAGGCCTTTATCGCTCAGCACCAGGAGGAGAGGGAGATGAGAGGCGACTTCAGCGCTGTGCAGACGGCAGGACAGACCGAGAATCTACTGACCAGGTAAAGAGATGTGTCACTGTgttcagggctgggaatcagactcctgctgcgcagcggtgtgatccagtcctggttttactgggagtttaataatcagactcccgctgcacagcagtgtgatccagtcctggtttcactaggagtttaataatcagacacacctgagcttgttacctagacacactgggggctgatcaagctgatagtaaaacctggactgggcgacactgctgtgcaatgggcaCCTCAATGGTGATGCCTgctctaaatgaaaataaaaataaaatagaatcaaTACATTTCTTGGAGCGAATCctgattggttttttttttttttttaatgcctgatTATCCAGAGCCGAGCAATCAGAACCGGATGGATCGAGGGCCTCTCATCTCTCCATGGTACCCCGAAACTACGAGGGCTACCCCACACCGGTGCCCCAGAGCAGCCAGCCGGGTTACCCCCTCCACGCCCCCGAGGGGAGCCCAGCGCCCCAGGACCCTGGGTTCAGACAGGCGCCCCCTCCCTTCGCCCACAGCGCCCCCTGCGCCCCAGATTTGAACATGCAGTCTGTCCAAAACGCTCTATTTCAGGGCTACGAGAACCATCAAGCGGCTAACTTTGCCGCCCGCTGTCCCGAGGCGTTTTCGGGGTACACCGACCTCCGCTATCCTCCCCACCCCCACTTCTACCAGGACCCCTGCGGGAAATTCGCAATTCCGTACAGGCACCTCTACGGACAGCCCACCACCTCCTATCTGGATGTTGCAAGACCCATGTTTTGAAGAACGAGCAAACCTCTACCGGACAGCCCCCACTCCGATCTGGATGTTGCAAGAAGCCTTTAACCGTTAAAAGGGAATGAAACAACAAGAGCCTTGATTTTATATTATTagatgatatattatattatatataatctatatattatgTCTTAAACAGATGTTTTGTAAAATCTTAGTTATATTTGCATGAAGAAAATATTAAATGTTCATGTTAGCATGAATCTAATTTCTGGTAATAGAATTCTATGCTTGTTttggtgtgtttattttaataaaataattaaattgatttGCATCAGCTCTGTAAAGGGGCGTGTTTGCTTGTTCTGTGAGATATTAGTTTAGCAAGGAGATAGGCAGGGTTGCTGGCTGGACCACTTAGTTGAGGGAGGAGACAGGGGCCAGAGGTAAGGTTTGTCTGTGTATTCAAGAAATAGCATTTGCTTCTGTTCGAATCCTAAGGTGAAAACTTTTGCTTTCAACCAGGTGTCAACAGGCTCTAATGGgtaggggggggggtgtgggtctgaccttaatttgcttaattaacggtCCAGTCGTTCAGACAAATGGAACGGTCTTCAGGCTTCAGCATGTGAAGTGGAAACATTCAACAAACCAGgattttttaccttttaaatctGAACATTTCATCAACATAATCTGTGTTTACCAtcgatgtatttttttatttttaacattgattcaaaatgattaaagaataaaatcaaggttctggaatggcccggtcaaagtcccgatctaaatccgattgagtaTCTTTGGTTTTGAGTTGAAGGCAGCTGTGcgcaagagaagtccttggaacctgaatgaactggaaaaattttgcgttgaagaacgGTCAAGAATCACTAAAGAtccatgccaaaagctcattgagaaatatcctaattgtttaaaataggttACTCTGCCCCAACTGGCTATTAATTAAATTGTCCTTGTCAAGGTATGAGTTCTTTTGAAGTAACATTTTGGGAGTTTTGCAAACAGAAGTTGAAAAATAATTGTAGATTGTAAATTCATTTCTTGAgtctttcctcatccacaaaagcaaaactttagcTGCAACACAAATTTCTAGAACTTACACATTTCCATGTAAACCTTCGCAATGAAAACGTCTTGTTTTACATCCATCTCTCATTGGGCACATACctcatgttatttacattttaaacagccagCAGAGATTTGTTGATTGTTCgagtaaaaaaactaaacaatttcCCTGAGGTTTCGGTCAAACATCCTGAAACCAATTATCactcttatttaaaataataaccctTTTGTGTAGATACAATTATATAGGAGATAATCTACCTATAGATAGACATCAAGATagataaaatgaaagcaaaagcTTTGTTGTAGACAAaagtcagttaaaaaaatatctaGATAGTCAAGCAAACAAAGTACAGcaagtaatgtatttattataaaagaaCAAGGAGGGTTTGTATCAATTTTACAGCCTGTGTTTTACACCACAGGTACAAGGAAAGAGTTCATAAGATCCTGAATAAAAACAGTGCAGACAGCCTCTTCATTCCCTCTCACAAGAGCCGCGATGCAGCCGTCAGCccctagagcaggggtctccgaGCCTCTCTGCAGCAGGTTTTCTAGTTGTCTTTGCATCATCAGTGGCTACAGATCTgcaacacctgttaatcttgactaattaagccaataattggttcaattaatcattgaaacaaaaaaccagcagccacagtagctgaCCAGGTGGGAGACCCCTGCCCTAGAGGTCTCCAACAGGAAAGGGGGTCCCCAAACTTTCAGTTTTAAAGACAGTCATGTCAATACACAGGTATTGGAAACTACACTCTCACACACTTTATATATACATTGCTATGCAACAGGACTTATTTCTGCAATTATTCTGGTCATCACTCcccttgcatagcagtgtgatccagtcctggtttcactaggagtttaataagaagacacacctgagcttgttacctagacacactgggggctgatcaagttGGTAGCAAAccctgctgtgcaataggagtcttgttacCACCCCCTGTATAGGCATCTTTATAATTCTTTGCTTCAAATTTGATATCTACTTCAACACACTGTATTCCAATGTATTCCAATACAACGGTTCAGTACGACGCATAAAAGACAGTGAAAGAGTCTGAATGAGGACCAGACAGTCTCtactatgcaacaggagtctagCTTCCATCACTGATGGTATTGAGCGTGCTGTGTGCAGATTtgaagagagaggaagagagagagagagagagagagagagagagagagagagagagagagagagagcgagagcgagagcaagACTGAGAGACAGTAATTCCTTCTGACTTAAACGCGTAGAGACAGGCAGGCTGGATTGTGGTTTCTGTAACCTTAGTTAAAACACTTGCTTTGTGAGTGTAAGGATTTTGAGAGgacagagagtgagagtgtgagacagagacagaaagcGAGAGAGtgcgagacagagagagggagttGCTCCTGTCTGTTGAAGGAAGTGTACAGGCAGGCAGTAAGGGGCCAGGGTTCACAGGAAGTAGTCAGCGACCGGTTTCTTGGAGGGGATGCCCCTGGTCTCCTGTGGTGCTGCCTCAAAGATGATGAACTCTTTCTGCAGGTGCTCGTCCAGCTCCAGAATCGCTGCCACGTTACCACacctgagagagaggaggggggtggggggagagagagagagagagaggggcagacagagagaggggggagaaaaataaatgtgtattcttGGACCACCGAAGTTTTGCCTCCCCCTATAGAATTAGCAAGCTACTTTAGCTTCATAAAAGGtcaaacgaaacctgctgaattatgttacGTTAACACACTGAATCACACACCGCTTTGAAAAAcgtgacaaatttaaaaaaaaaaaaaaaaaggacatttcaaaatccaacatacTACTGCACTCCCATTACGGCTTCAGCTAGACtttctgcaatatattttttcagtttctttgattacatctAAATTAGGTTACCCCTCTCCAGACTCCCCTACAGCTGGACCCCTGCCTAGAGATGGGTCAGTGTAAGTCGATGACACGAAGATAAACTATTCAAACAGCACACTACATATTAGAGTACATGAAAAAAGCCGTCTatattagctactagtagaagcaaatgAGTGAATGCAGACTCTTGACaagtgttaaccctttgcagtctatttattcagcgcttgtcaggcacgtcgggtccaatttatttcacacgcgctgtttaaaatatctttttttcagagtaaaacaggtttaaaaggcgctgaatcgcaaaaggacactcagtactgcatctccagcctcaccccttgttcgctgtatttttcacatacctctttacagtcgtgcacactgataaatcctctcctgatcacttgttttatcaccaaactcctcagtaacgCGGtcagagtcattattttattactgtaacatctcaaaaagctcttcagatgtctgtgatattctttgagcactggatgcagaagcagctctctcctttgtttgtgtctctgtAGGGGACGGGGCTACGAGATAcggccctttttttcggcttcattcgactccagtcggtctcactcggccattgaaaggttttctctgctttttccagagaaaaaatggcTAGAGACCCGTgctcaacgttttttttttgatgatgtgggacagggtacagacatcggactggaaagggaataATTTAATGTCGGATCGCAAAAGGGTTAAAAAGAACAACCAAGGTGTGTTCcttgttttgaaatatttacaggttattgaataaagaAAAAGTAACCTGACTTGGATTCCTCTGAGGTCAGTGCTTCATGGCTATTTGCAATTGGTAATAATGCTGGAATCTATTTTCTATGGTTTTGGCCGGGTTACAATACTTGTattattcagattattttatgaatgttattgatagaattaaaacagtatgtagaatatttaggttgctatatgataacTTATTTTATTCCGAATTACTTAAATCTCATCTTGAACATTGTTTGTACGCTTAGTCAACCTGACTGGCTCCTGCGAAGAGTAAACTTTACCAGCAAACGCGGTTATGCTTGTAGCACACAAAGGTATTTACCTTGGGAGTACAAGAGCAGGGACTCAAGATCAGGTAACAGAAAACTGTTTGAAAATTCCCATCCTTACACTTTTCTAGACTCCCCTATAGCTGTACCCCTGTCCACTCCTCTACAGCCAGCGTTAGAGTCCGGCACTTggccctgggtttcagaactccccttgcTTAGGGGCACCTGCTCAGTGTGCTCTGAATGGATTCCAATGTAAATAAGCCTCGCCCGAGAGTCTGCAGGTTGACTGTTAGGAGCTGATCATGCAGCTGTAAGGAAAGGAACAACATGTTTAAGTGAGATTGCTCAAACTCCCGGCTCCTGAATCTGTtaaatagacttcattgaggggagttctgaaccccaggactgggtgcagcagcagcactagTGTGAGTTTccaaccctgctcaaactcctgcctcctgagtTTCTAACCCAGCCTATAGCAGTCGCTGTACCCCTGTACACCGGGGAGCAGTAGCTGGGTGCCCCTGTACAGACCCCACCTGTACCTTTATACTAACCTGTAGCAGTAGTTGGGGGCGGACCACACTGTCAGCACCGTCTCGTTGAAGTGCCACTTGTACCCCTCCATCACCAGCTGGTGGGCTCTGCAGATCATGTCGATGTCGTTGGCAGCATTGAACTGAGCAACAACATCGCTGCCGAAGAGATAGCCGGCCCCCCGCGGACTCACCCCCCAGCCTGTGGTATCtgagagaggagggggaagagTGGGGAGCAACACGGTTACAGGACCACCGAGGGCAGGGGTGGTCAAAAGCTTAGCATGCACCCTGCACAGTGAACTGATTTTGCTGGCTGGGGCTACATCTCCCAGCATGCCTTTGCACCGGCAGtaatggtgagggatgctgggagctgtagttctttctTTTGAACCTACCAGTCTTGTATCGCAAATGACTATATCATGTACATGCTATGGGGCTGATGTTACGTGGGGGGGGGTGGTTGGGTATTTCACTAAAAGTGAAGTTTTTTGAGCTTGCTTCAAAACACTCGAAAAAAACCGGAACAAATTTCCAGAGATGTGAtaacttttattggactaactaaacaataattactCACGAAGCAGAACcttttcaagacctcaaaggtctcatCTTCAGCTGAAAATAGGAGAGACCTTTGAGGTGAAAGCTTATGATGACTGTTTAGATAGTCCgagatgtaaaataaattattttattggactaactaaacaataattactcacaagctttcaagacctcaaaggtctcatCTTCAGCTGAAAATAggagagacctttgaggtcttgaaagcttgtgaataatttagatagtccaataaaaggtaccACATCTCCTTCTCATTAAATACTACAGACGCAGACTTTCTACGATATCAttgagcttttgttttgtttttttttacgtgatgttaaataaaacttctaaattatgttatttttatattattgtcctaaaattctagggaatgctaaacttttgtccagagctctACGTTACAGATGGGCGTTACCTTCCGGGTCGGACCACAGCAGGTCACACATTGGCCCGTCGTGCGGCACTTCCTGTTTCCTGTCTATCGTTCTGATCTGGTCTAGAGTCTGAATAGATGGAGAGAGGCCTCCGTGTACACAGAATATctacagagagaaacagagacttcagttacacacacagtgaattATAACCCTGGTTCTGAACGCAGAGAGGCCTCCGTGTACACAGAATATCTACAGAGAAACAGACTTGCTTTCAGCAGGGACACAAGCACCCAGACACACTGTTTCAGCAGAGatacccacacacagacacactgtttcagcagagataccaacacacagacacactgtttcagcagagatacaaatacacagacacactgtttcagcagagatacaaatacacagacacactgtttcagcagagatacaaacacacagacacactgtttcagcagagatacaaatacagatacactgtttcagcagagatacaaatacacagacacactgtttcagcagagataccaacacacagacacactgtttcagcagagataccaacacacagacacactgtttcagcagagatacaaatacagatacactgtttcagcagagatacaaatacacagacacactgtttcagcagagataaacacacagacacactgtttcagcagagatacaaacacacagacacactgtttcagcagagatacaaacacacagacacactgtttcaGCAGAGATACCAACACAGACACATTGTTTcagcagagatacaaacacagacacattgtTTCAGCAGAGAtaccaacacacagacacactgtttcagcagagataccaacacagacacactgtttcaGCAGAGATACAAATACACAGATACACTGTTTCAGCAGAGATATAAATACACAGATACACTGTTTCagtagagacacacacacaatgtttcaGTAGATAGCTCTGTGCagtatctccacacacacactgtagaggtctcagtgcagtattcacacacacacatacacacagtgtttCAGTAGATAGCTCTGTGCagtatctccacacacacactgtagaggtctcagtgcagtattcacacacacacagtgtttcagTAGATAGCTCTGTGCagtatctccacacacacacactgtagaggtctcagtgcagtattcacacacacacacacagtgtttcagTAGATAGCTCTGTGCagtatctccacacacacacactgtagaggtcTCAGTgtagtattcacacacacacacacacagtgtttcagTAGATAGCTCTGTGCagtatctccacacacacacactgtagaggtcTCAGTgcagtatcacacacacacacacacagtgtttcagTAGATAGCTCTGTGCagtatctccacacacacactgtagaggtctcagtgcagtattcacacacacacacacacacagtgtttcagTAGATAGCTCTGTGCagtatctccacacacacacactgtagaggtcTCAGTgtagtattcacacacacacacagtgtttcagTAGATAGCTCTGTGCagtatctccacacacacactgtagaggtctcagtgcagtattcacacacacacacagtgtttcagTAGATAGCTCTGTGCagtatctccacacacacacactgtagaggtctcagtgcagtattcacacacacacagtgtttcagTAGATAGCTCTGTGCagtatctccacacacacactgtagaggtcTCAGtgcagtatacacacacacacacagtgtttcagTAGATAGCTCTGTGCagtatctccacacacacactgtagaggtctcagtgcagtattcacacacacacacacagtgtttcagTAGATAGCTCTGTGCagtatctccacacacacactgtagaggtcTCAGTGcagtatgcacacacacacacagtgtttcagTAGATAGCTCTGTGCagtatctccacacacacacactgtagaggtctcagtgcagtattcacacacacacacacacacagtgtttcagTAGATAGCTCTGTGCagtatctccacacacacactgtagaggtctcagtgcagtattcacacacacacatacacacagtgtttCAGTAGATAGCTCTGTGCagtatctccacacacacacactgtagaggtcTCAGtgcagtatacacacacacacacagtgtttcagTACATAGCTCTGTGCagtatctccacacacacacactgtagaggtctcagtgcagtattcacacacacacacacacacagtgtttcagTAGGTATCTCTGTGTagtatctccacacacacactgtagaggtctcagtgcagtattcacacacacacacacacacagtgtttcagTAGATAGCTCTGTGCagtatctccacacacacactgtagaggtctcagtgcagtattcacacacacacacacagtgtttcagTAGATAGCTCTGTGCagtatctccacacacacactgtagaggtctcagtgcagtattcacacacacagtgtttcagTAGGTATCTCTGTGTAGTACCTTGCCGTCGATGATGGCGGAGAGGCTGAGGTAGTCGAAGATCTCGGTGCAGTATCTCCACACCGTCACGG
The Polyodon spathula isolate WHYD16114869_AA chromosome 50, ASM1765450v1, whole genome shotgun sequence DNA segment above includes these coding regions:
- the LOC121306776 gene encoding serine/threonine-protein phosphatase 4 catalytic subunit, which translates into the protein MADISDLDRQIEQLRRCELIKENEVKALCAKAREILVEESNVQRVDSPVTVCGDIHGQFYDLKELFRVGGDVPETNYLFMGDFVDRGFYSVETFLLLLALKVRYPDRITLIRGNHESRQITQVYGFYDECLRKYGSVTVWRYCTEIFDYLSLSAIIDGKIFCVHGGLSPSIQTLDQIRTIDRKQEVPHDGPMCDLLWSDPEDTTGWGVSPRGAGYLFGSDVVAQFNAANDIDMICRAHQLVMEGYKWHFNETVLTVWSAPNYCYRCGNVAAILELDEHLQKEFIIFEAAPQETRGIPSKKPVADYFL